TAATAATACCATAGTTACAGATGGAATAAAAAAATCAGTTGTTGTAGAAGAAGGAGATAGTATTCCTGTCAGGGAAGATAAAAAAGGCCCTTTCGATTTAGAGGCTGAAATAACTAATATAATTCATGAAATAGGAGTACCTGCCCATATTAAGGGGTATATGTACTTAAGAGAAGCTATAACTATGGTTGTTGAGAATATAGAGCTTTTATCAGCAGTTACCAAGGAATTATATCCATCTATTGCAAAGAAATATAATACGACAGCAAGTAGAGTGGAAAGAGCTATAAGACATGCCATAGAGGTAGCATGGAGTAGAGGACAAGTAGAAACAATCAACAAATTATTTGGCTATACAATTCACAACGATAAAGGCAAGCCAACAAACTCTGAGTTTATTGCAATGGTTGCTGATAAATTAAGACTTAAAAATAGAGTAAGTTAAGATTGAAGTATATAAAGTTATAATGTTTTAAGTTTATATATGTAAACCAATAA
The nucleotide sequence above comes from Hathewaya histolytica. Encoded proteins:
- the spo0A gene encoding sporulation transcription factor Spo0A — encoded protein: MENSKISVVIADDNKEFCNILNDYLLSQRDMIVTGIAKDGIEALQLIQDKKPDLVVLDIIMPHLDGLGVLEKLNSMNLDPMPRIIVLSAVGQDRITQRAITLGADYYVVKPFDMDIFTKRIRQMFNNTIVTDGIKKSVVVEEGDSIPVREDKKGPFDLEAEITNIIHEIGVPAHIKGYMYLREAITMVVENIELLSAVTKELYPSIAKKYNTTASRVERAIRHAIEVAWSRGQVETINKLFGYTIHNDKGKPTNSEFIAMVADKLRLKNRVS